The Rosa rugosa chromosome 1, drRosRugo1.1, whole genome shotgun sequence genomic sequence tagaaaaaaataacagaaaaaatgaaggaaaaaaaaataacagaaaaaaagaaggaaaaaaaaataacataaaaaaaatttattaaaaaaaaaaaagaactgagggcataatggacattttggtgtcaaaaattgatgtcgtgtactgatagtgggtcgagtttcagatttcgtgtaccgaaatgtttggtttggaactttatgtataagaattattagtagcatttacttgatgtactgtttgcgaaattttcccttactATATTAGTATTACCATATTAGTGAGGTTAAatataccaaaaaatattagTGAGGTTGTTTGAACCCGAAAGTGATTTTAGATTGAGATTTAAGAGAATTTTAGACGTAAAAAACACCCCTAACATGTCCCTTCAAAATTACGTGCATCAATCATCCTTGTAAAAATTAAGATAGCAAGCTTATTCAACAGGGATCAAATTCAATTTACCAATTAATCGATCCCGCTTCGTGGTCCTAAGCAGACTAAAAAGAGTAGTGTTAAATCGGTGGTACTAGTTATAATTATGTATGAGGATTTATACAATGTAGTGAATCAAGAAGAAGCGTATCAAGAGAATCATCTTTACAAATTTGTTTCTGGTCAAAAAGATTATGAGGTACGTGGTTAAGCAAATTTGTATTTTGGTTGAAATATATTCGAATATATTTCACTCTTTCATGGGATCCGAGGCACATATCTAGTTAGTGCCCTAGCTAGTGATATGACATGCATCCAAAATTGGTGTTTACCTTGTGTCTCCTCTCGTATCTTTTGCTCGTTTAATCATGCATGTGCTAGCCTATTCCTCTCATATACCTACTTGAATGAGGGTTTAACCATTTGACTATCTCTTTGAACCAACCGTTAAAGGAACTGCATTTAGGGAAGGTTTGCAAAGACTAGTAATTTTTCTAAGTGTTAATCTATCACTCAATTAAACACGATCCCACTACAATTGGGTAGCTCAGCTACGTGTGCGAATTGAGTTCATCTTCATCGATCCAAAGTCACAGTAGCATTCTACTATATATATTACCTCCTTCTTTAGTTGTTTGCATGCAATGCATGAAATAAACACTGGCTACTTCAGTGAGTGCTATTACTGGTGCCTTTGCTAGGGTTTAGGTCCTCTGTTTCAAATTTCTTCTCCTCCTAACATATTTTATCTTAATACCATCTAGCCCCAACTTCTAGATCCTAAATAGTTTGTTCTAAACACACTGTCCTAGCCATCTTAATATACCCGCTATCGGTGTAACCACTATAAgaacagaatccggcaattttCTGTCTCTGTCATCAGCTTCATTTTTCTTAACCGTCTCCTCAACATCTTTATTACTCACAATTCGGCAACCTGGTATGACACCATTCCTttcaaatttcattttctgCAGCCACACGTACacccatcagtattaattaaataaagcaaacTACAATGATTAATAGTTAAGTTTTTAAAATTTCTACAATTGTCCTTCATTGATTAATACTCTACAATGCTATTTGAGTTCATGGTTCAACAAGGAAGACTCGAATCaatgccataaaaaaaaaaggaagactCGAAGGACCAAATTCGTGGCCTTGGTATTTTTACATGAGATCATTTTGTGGCTGATAGAGAGTATGGTAAGCGGAATAATTAAACTAGACAGATGTTTCCGAGACCTTGCTCACCGGGTGGCCTAAAATCTAGGTTGGGTTAGGACTTAGGAGAGGTAGAATTTAGCTCGTTGCTGTTGTTTTtctttcatccaaaaaaaaaaaaaaacattgttaattactttagttttttttttttttttttaataagatagAAAGTTATTATTTGTACTCGCGAACATCTGTAGCTGGGTTTAATTTATTGTGACCAAACAAGGTTTGTTTTGGTTCTGCTGTCTGCTTACGATACAAGTTTTACGTTGAATCCTTTCTCTTACAGAGAGCTAGTAACACAAGAACAAGTTCATTTTGCAGTAATACTACATGTCACAAACTTACAAGAATGAACCTAAAATAGTCAACTTTGAGGCATTATCTGATTTTCTTACAGACCAGAAATTTCTATTTCTAATTAAAAGAAGCCAATTGAGTCGGTTCAGACTGACTTCACGTGGGCAACACCATTACTCAATTTACCCTCCTGGCCGATCAACGTGATCATCTGAATCATCTTTAAGAGGAAACCATAACAGGAACCTCACAAAGTACTTGTAGTAGGTAATGCATTTGAACTGATCATTTTCCTATAGGCTTGCCTTTGTTTCTAGCCAACCATTGATCCCTTCTAATGGCCCTAGCTCTCTTCCACCTCTGAGCATTTCTTATCTTCGCAAAGATCTTCCTAATCTGATAGAGCTTGTGAGATTGTTGAGCAATTACATTAGCAGTTGAGGGACTTTGGCTCAGAACTATCTCGTACCCATCACCGAACGAGTTCATGCCCTCAGTAAGAAGTTGCCAGAACAAACCCCCAGCAGCAGCTCCCCCTCTCTTGGCTGAAGAGTATATCTAGTAGTACACGGTGTTGAAGAGCAGGTCTCTTTGGTACGTGTTGAAACCAGGATCTTTCCTAGATTTCCCAAATTCTGCGATGAAGATCGGCTTTCGAAGAATGTACTGTGAATCTTGGATGTGAGTATTAAGCCAGTTGTTCAAGAAAAACAGTTGATATTGATCGTTTGAGCTAGACAACCTGCTCATGCAACCGATCATTATATACATTGATTTAGTGTATTGATGAAATTTTCAGTGATTCTGCAACTAGTTAGAAGCATATATACTTACCATTGATCTGGATAGGAGTGAACTGTTGCAAAATCAATCCCAGGGATCTTATTATTTGCAATGAAGTCTGTTCCTATTTGGAAACCAGGATTGAGTCTCATCCTCTGAGGTGTTGATTGTCCATAAAATCCCTCTAAACCAGCTTCCAGTAAATGATTTCTATCTATTGACTTCACATGGGAAGCCATTTCCCTTATCCAAGCCTGTTACGAAACACCAATTATTGAAACTTAGCACGAAAAGAATGCAATAAAAAGAAGAGTCATCCTAAAGGACCTAAACAAACAACTCATACATAAATAAGAAATCGTAGCTGCAATGAGTAATTACCTTAATACATTAAAAGGTTTCTTCTACAAAATTTTATTCCTCATGAGTTTCTAGCATAGAGGCTCTTTTTTGGGGTAACCAAACAAGTAGATGACTCTGTTTCTAATAGCGGCTTATATATGGCTAACCAAACAAGTACTGGTTATTGGTTAATGCAAATAGTCAATTTGAGGTTTTCCTTTTTCTAGAAACTTGGTTTGAGAATCAAATGAActcaggggaaaaaaaaaaaaattgaatattaaatattaaatattaaatatttgTCCTGTTATTGATATGAAGGAATTAGATAAGGAGTTTGTTGTGAACCTGAATTGTCCTTCCTGAAGGATCTGATATGCATCTAGGCTCATTCATAAGCTCCCAAGCCATAACTGTTGGATCATCTTTGTAATGAACTCTAGTGTAGATGTTGTATCTGTTAAGAACAGTCTGCAGAAAGGCAGATATGTAAATAAAGAATTCTATTCCTAAGTCAGTTCCAAACTTGGAAATAGGAAACTGGATACTAAAATCTGACAGGAATCAAATAATGTGTGCTTTGCACGTACACTGACATGGTTCTTGTAGAAACCCTTAACAACAGGGTTTCTAAAGAAATCATCATCAGAAGTCAACTACTGCCCCTTGCTTCTTGCCCAgttcacatactgcttctttCCACCAAAGTTCTCATAGTTGTTCACCAAGCTTAGTATCAGCTTAATCCCATACCTTCTAGCCTCAGCTATAACAAAATCCAACCCCTTcaaaccaaacccaaaagaCTAAAAGAATCAGTATTAGATATTAATATCACACTCAGTGCTTAAATTTTAAAGATCTAATATCCCTAAAACAAAGGATTAGTGTCAGCAAATTAAACCTTAAACATTTGCTCATTATAAGAGCCAGGAGAGTATTGAAGGGGTCTGTAACCTCCGTCACTGAAAGCCCAAGTTCTAGCCACTGTGAGGCCATGGCTAGTTGCTTCACGAAAAACCGACGATACTTGGTACCTCTGAGAAGGATCGATCAGAGGCCATATACATCAACCAGTACGCATTGAAGCCATTTGTATAGTATGGACTGCCATTCAATAGAAACTGCACTCCTCTGGTTCtgacaaaatcatcacgtgCTGCTTCAATATGGATGTGAAAACATTGCTGGTGGATCAAAAAAGCTAAAACAAAGAGAGCCAAAGGTAGATGCTTCATCTTCCTTATTGTGGAGGAAAGATTTAACGTCTAGATAATTAGAAAGCTCTGCAAAGAAACAAGAGGCTGTTTGAGGAGGTTATCTGTAAACTGAAGCAGACATATGAAATTTGTCTTCTTACAACTgcaaataaataaagagaaaagaaaaaaaaaaaaaaaaacagcaaccGACTAGCAGAGGAACTGGTACCTTTCAGCTGAAACTAGGCCCTGAAAATGAAGCTATTCCTTTTACCTGTGGCCTCATGGTAAATTTATCAACCGGAACTTAGTGTAACCTCTGGGTATTTCCTTCTGTGCGTAGCTTAATCCACAATGCACTTCCAGATCATATTTGATTATGCCATGTCATAATTAATTAGATACAAAGCTATCAACGAGGGTCCTTTTTTGTTCCAATCGAAGAACTGCAGGCTAAACATGTGGGGTTCCTCGGAAAAGAAAGTTGGGAAAAGTTTGCGCCATCAGTATTAAACATGAGTTCCACAAAAGCAATACTGGATCCACCTATAGTCTCGAGCTAATAGTGAAAGTTCGATTCTCTTGTTTCATAACGCTGTAAGAGAttgtgggaaaagaagaaaaaaactaaaGATTGTTCCCTCTGAAATTTGAAACCGTTAAACTAACTCATTGTGTAGCCAAGACAATTATATTCCTTAACTATAAAAACTAAAGATTGTTCCCTCTGAAATTTGAAACCGTTAAACTTATTGTGTAGCTAAGACAATTATATTCCTTAACTATGTAGTTTTAATAGAGCATATTATATAATTTTCACCATTAATTTACCCCATTTCACTTCTGAGAGGCCATGACTTCCAGGACCCATTGGCCCTATTCCATCAATTTCATACATCAGAAACAACAATGGTAATTTGGTTGTTGGGGAACTACTCCTTACAGACAAACCCTCCACCAAAAATCATAAAAGACTATTCCTTTCAATTTGCCATTgcttttgattttaatgtacCCACCAAATCCACCATATGTGAGGATACAACTTTTTTGGCACTCATTTACTATATGACCCGACATTTTCATTGGAGCCATCTGCAGATATTGACATGCTTGAGATATGCGGCATGCACTGAAAGTGATACTGCCCAACTATCTGAAGCATCCCACGTTCTTACAATTACAAAACCTTGGCCTTGGGAAAATGCCATGCTTACAAGTGAGATTACAGCTATTTCCTACTCACTAACAGAAAGAAATGAAAGCATATATGTGCGTTAATCAACAGCATCAAACCAGTTTTTAGAGAAAACATACAATCATGTAACTTCAAATGGTACAGCCATCCTCACTTGGGTTCTCCAATAGCTAAGAGCAAGTATCATAATGTTTGAATTTGACCCCCATAGCCATAATTCTTCAAGAGCCCTTCATCTTGCCGCCAGTTCTCTTTAACCTTCACCTCGACCTGTTAAAAGAATGAGTTATTCTAGATCGTGAACTAATCCCATAAAAGTGTGAATATAATGTGGCAGCTGAACTACACAGCAAAGCCAAATTAAAGTAAAACTATCAGACTTTATACATAAAAAATATAACAGAGTGGTCATGGGATAATATTGTACCTCTAGAAAAACTTTCTTCTGTAAGAAATCTTCTATGTCAAGCCGCGATGCCGTTGCAAGTAGTTTCAAAGCTCTCCCATCCTACAATGGTTCAGAATAGACAATCAGTAACTGAACTTTTGCTTCCAACAGTCTTGGCACATCAAAGCTCTATAGTTTTGCAAGATTCATTTCTTTTTGCACACGTGTTCCATAATAAATCTTTGATcaagaaaaatataaaagagATGTATCAATATAATTTGTGCAAAGCATATGAGCATGTTGTTCCATAATAGCTAATCAGCTTATAACCTTCAAAGAGTCATACCAAAAGGCTTCCAAAATTTATAATAAGCATCATATACATCAGATAGCCATAAATTTCTATCAAGCAAACCAACAAATCCGCAATTAAGAATGACTTACTTTTCCAATAAGGATGATTTTCTGTGAATTTTTCTCAACAACGATTTCCACTTGTATAAAATCTTTTGCTGCTGGCCTAGTTTTGTAGCTCACAACATTCACCTGGAGATTAGACAAAGTGAGAGTGACGATTAAAGCAACTAGAAATACTatcatcttctttctttttattccTTACAATTTACAAATCATATCTTCTGCACTTCTTAATGACTTACCTGACATGCATAAGGAATCTCTTTCCTGTATTGCATAAAGATCTTTTCTCTCACAATTTCTGATACAAAAAATCTTTCTGGGTGCTCACTTACGATGTCCTGAGAAAGCATACACGAGAAAATCAGTACTTTTCCTCTGCATTATTTCACTTTCTCCATCTATTTTACTTTTTACCACCTTTTAATTGTTTAACTAAGACATCCATATGACCACCCTATCCACCTTCCCATCATTTCGCTACTTGAGCAGAGAAAAGTGTTCGTATTCTAGAATACATCCATTTCCTTGCATCAGAAAGTTTGcacttaagaaagaaagaaactatAGGAAAATATGGCAAACATGAAAATAGCAAAGCTGGATATTTGAAAGGTACCATTTCACTGGGAAATTGAGTATGAAACTTTCCACACATGCTTAAGGAACTATTTCTCAAAAGTTCAACAGTAATCTAATTTTCTTCTTTAAGatgtaaagaattataattgAAGTTATTTGCATATATTTATCTTTTGTAATCCTTAGCTCACCAATGTCTACTGGTCAATTGGTGTTAAGGTATTCATACCTTTCTGCATTCTCTACTCCTTTTACAAGTGGGATAAACCAAGATAAAAGTTTTGTGAACATAAAACAGGAACTACAGAAGTTCACTTCTCAAAAGTAAAAGACAAGCCTAGAGCCGAAAACCTGACACTCTAGTACCTTTGGATAATAAGCTGGGCCGAAGGGAAGTTTTGACAATATCCACTGCTTCACGTCTTCCACTCCCTGACCGTGTTTGGCACTCACTGGTATGACCTCATCAACATTTGTAAACTTCTCATACCACTGTGAAATGTGATACTCACTTAGTCTTAAAATATCTTCTGGTTCCAGAACTACATGCTAACATAGATATCAACAAACAAATACTGACCTCTAGTTTCTTTGCAATTTC encodes the following:
- the LOC133717793 gene encoding LOW QUALITY PROTEIN: mannan endo-1,4-beta-mannosidase 7 (The sequence of the model RefSeq protein was modified relative to this genomic sequence to represent the inferred CDS: deleted 1 base in 1 codon; substituted 2 bases at 2 genomic stop codons) produces the protein MKHLPLALFVLAFLIHQQCFHIHIEAARDDFVRTRGVQFLLNGSPYYTNGFNAYWLMYMASDDPSQRYQVSSVFREATSHGLTVARTWAFSDGGYRPLQYSPGSYNEQMFKGLDFVIAEARRYGIKLILSLVNNYENFGGKKQYVNWARSKGQXLTSDDDFFRNPVVKGFYKNHVSTVLNRYNIYTRVHYKDDPTVMAWELMNEPRCISDPSGRTIQAWIREMASHVKSIDRNHLLEAGLEGFYGQSTPQRMRLNPGFQIGTDFIANNKIPGIDFATVHSYPDQWLSSSNDQYQLFFLNNWLNTHIQDSQYILRKPIFIAEFGKSRKDPGFNTYQRDLLFNTVYYXIYSSAKRGGAAAGGLFWQLLTEGMNSFGDGYEIVLSQSPSTANVIAQQSHKLYQIRKIFAKIRNAQRWKRARAIRRDQWLARNKGKPIGK